One genomic region from Argentina anserina chromosome 2, drPotAnse1.1, whole genome shotgun sequence encodes:
- the LOC126784181 gene encoding protein MEI2-like 6: MEAAAMDQNPRVVVPRRKTKNFRRGRNVGPRLRSSRTSLAGNLAEGSRTATRVWEPESEASNFGSTGNWGGTVAPSSSRSGGKNSMGRRKVGLRLSPGPSHGIQAPSFPNGKGSLIPLPQSPDEQNGSEVTTLMIKNIPWNLRRGDLLLILKEHCQEENKKAGSLLKSEFNFFYLPLDFEKFWKRKRISNLGYAFVNFTTAVGAQRFYEKYHMFMWKEIIQSTKVCEISCAKIQGFKALEKWFRGKLYRGLRNDFLPVILAPACDGVRESNHIPVGHLL; this comes from the exons ATGGAAGCTGCTGCCATGGATCAAAACCCTAGAGTTGTTGTTCCAAGGAGAAAGACAAAGAACTTCCGGCGAGGGAGGAATGTGGGTCCTAGGTTGAGGTCATCACGAACAAGCTTAGCTGGGAATTTGGCGGAGGGTAGCAGAACTGCTACTCGTGTGTGGGAGCCAGAAAGTGAAGCTTCGAACTTTGGATCAACTGGCAACTGGGGTGGTACTGTAGCTCCATCTTCTTCAAGGTCTGGCGGGAAAAACAGTATGGGTAGAAGGAAGGTGGGTCTGAGGCTCAGTCCTGGCCCAAGTCATGGTATTCAAGCTCCTAGCTTTCCCAACGGGAAGGGTTCTTTGATTCCTTTACCTCAAAGTCCTGACGAGCAAAATGGGTCTGAGGTTACAACTCTCATGATTAAGAACATCCCTTGGAACCTTAG AAGGGGCGATTTGCTGCTCATATTGAAAGAGCATTGCCAAGAAGAGAACAAAAAGGCTGGTTCTTTGCTTAAATCGGAGTTCAATTTCTTCTATTTACCACTGGATTTCGA AAAATTTTGGAAGAGGAAAAGGATTTCAAATCTTGGGTATGCGTTTGTGAATTTCACCACTGCTGTTGGAGCACAAAGGTTCTATGAGAAGTACCACATGTTTATGTGGAAGGAGATCATTCAGAGCACCAAAGTCTGTGAGATATCATGCGCCAAGATCCAG GGTTTCAAGGCATTGGAGAAATGGTTTAGAGGTAAACTGTACCGTGGTCTCAGAAACGATTTCTTGCCTGTGATCTTGGCTCCTGCTTGTGATGGAGTGAGGGAGTCCAACCACATACCTGTGGGACATCTTCTGTGA
- the LOC126784182 gene encoding protein terminal ear1 homolog, producing the protein MEYGNGYRKGNMSKALPLRSHLVEILKDHCLNVNLNSVIRLEPSKKSEFDFLYLPMDFKEFWKNKRISNLGYAFVNFTSSDAALKFYEQFHKFEWPVPENRKICVITCAKTQGKEALTKRFKRKIFWCHSNDYLPVILAPPCDGVKVSSLVTVGKLAGRPKIQWKKRSG; encoded by the exons ATGGAGTATGGAAATGGGTACCGAAAAGGAAACATGAGCAAGGCTCTACCTCT GAGGAGTCATCTAGTGGAAATACTGAAAGATCACTGCTTGAACGTGAACTTGAACTCTGTGATACGATTGGAACCCAGTAAAAAGTCTGAGTTTGATTTCCTCTACTTGCCTATGGATTTCAA GGAGTTCTGGAAAAACAAGAGGATCTCTAACCTGGGATATGCTTTCGTGAATTTCACCTCCTCTGATGCTGCACTCAAATTCTATGAGCAGTTCCACAAGTTTGAGTGGCCGGTGCCGGAAAACAGAAAGATATGTGTGATTACTTGCGCCAAAACCCAG GGCAAGGAAGCTCTAACCAAGAGATTCAAGAGAAAGATCTTTTGGTGTCACAGCAATGATTATCTACCAGTTATTTTAGCACCTCCTTGTGATGGTGTTAAAGTTTCCAGTTTGGTGACGGTTGGAAAACTCGCCGGCCGGCCAAAGATTCAGTGGAAGAAGAGATCGGGCTAG